From the genome of Phalacrocorax aristotelis chromosome 15, bGulAri2.1, whole genome shotgun sequence, one region includes:
- the ACACB gene encoding acetyl-CoA carboxylase 2 isoform X2, with amino-acid sequence MSDPQPGEEQKPEQTPAEQPVAPAKAKLPAQRSPLVPNQPPRAIKAAAGEQEQIAVYNPATLRRPALAKFVLGSFEDNSSDDELVAAAFRVGSRRSSLAAAGGTGAEPPAVTTPLEPAAGIRPSMSGLHLVKRGREHRKMDLQRDFTVASPAEFVTRFGGNRVIEKVLIANNGIAAVKCMRSIRRWSYEMFRNERAIRFVVMVTPEDLKANAEYIKMADHYVPVPGGANNNNYANVELIVDISKRIPVQAVWAGWGHASENPKLPELLQKNGIAFLGPPSDAMWALGDKVASTIVAQTVQIPTLPWSGSGLVAQWSEEDQKNQQMISIPLETYAQGCVKDVEEGLEVAKRIGYPLMVKAAEGGGGKGIRKVEAAEEFGTCFRQVQAEAPGSPIFLMKLAQHARHLEVQVLADEYGNAISLFGRDCSIQRRHQKIIEEAPTTIAAPSVIEVMEQCAVRLAQMVGYVSTGTVEYLYSEDESFHFLELNPRLQVEHPCTEMIADVNLPAAQLQIAMGIPLHRIKDIRVLYGESPWGDTPICFHSPANTPVPRGHVIAARITSENPEEGFKPSSGTVQELNFRSSKNVWGYFSVAAAGGLHEFADSQFGHCFSWGENREEAISNMVVALKELSIRGDFRTTVEYLIKLLETESFQNNEIDTGWLDHLIAEKVQAEKPDTMLGVVCGALNVADAAFRTCMTDFLHSLERGQVLPAASLLNIVDVELIYEGVKYVLQVARQSLTTYVIIMNRTHIEIDVHRLNDGGLLLSYDGNSYTTYMKEEIDRYRITIGNKTCDFEKEKDPTVLRSPSAGKLLQYTVDDGGHVAEGNVFAEIEVMKIIMTLAVEEAGRVHYVKRPGALLEAGCVIARLELDDPTKVKPAQPFTGGLPPQQTLPITGEKQHQVLRNVLDNLINVMNGYCLPEPYFSTKVKEWVAQLMKTLRDPALPLLELQEIMTSISGRIPLSVEKAIRKVMAQYASNITSVLCRFPSQQIANVLDTHAATLQRKAEREVFFMNTQSVVQLVQRYRSGIRGYMKAVVLDLLRRYLQVETQFQHAHYDKCVISLREQCKPDMTPVLESIFSHAQVAKKNLLVTMLIDQLCGRDPTLTDELTAILHELTQLSKTEHSKVALRARQVLIASHLPSYELRHNQVESIFLSAIDIYGHEYCPENLKKLILSETTIFDVLPIFFYHTNQVVRMAALEVYVRRGYIAYELNSLQHRQLSDGTCLVEFQFMLPSSHPNRMSVPISISNPDLARHSTELFMDSGFSPLSLRMGAMVAFDRFEDFTRNFDEVISCFANPPSDSVLFSEARTTIYEEEDTKNVREEPIHILNIALRWADHVEDEKLVPIFRAFAQSKKNVLVDCGLRRITFLIAQQREFPKFFTFRARDEFAEDRIYRHLEPALAFQLELSRMRNFDLTAIPCANHKMHLYLGAAKVQAGAEATDNRFFIRAIVRHSDLITKEASFEYLQNEGERLLLEAMDELEVACNNTTVRTDCNHIFLNFVPTVVMDPSKIEESVRSMVMRYGSRLWKLRVLQAEVKINIRLTPTATAIPIRLFLTNESGYYLDISLYKEVRDPGTGSIMFQSYGDKQGPQHGMLINTPYVTKDLLQAKRFQAQSLGTTYVYDFPEMIRQALFKLWGSSELYPKDILTYTELVLDSQGHLVQMNRVPGGNEVGMVAFKMNLKTPEYPKGRDIVLICNDITHKIGSFGPEEDLVFLRASELARAEGIPRIYIAANSGARIGFADEIKHMFQVAWVDPEDPYKGFKYLYLTPQDYTRISAMNSVHCEHVEEGGESRYVLLDIIGKDNGFGVENLRAAGTIAGESSRAYDEIVTISMVTCRAIGIGAYLVRLGQRVIQVENSHIILTGVTALNKVLGREVYTSNNQLGGVQIMHNNGVSHVTVPDDFEGVYTILQWLSYMPKDNRSPVPVIAISDPIEREIDFVPSKVPYDPRWMLAGRPNPTLKGTWQSGFFDQGSFLEIMRLWAQTVVVGRARLGGLPVGVIAVETRPVEVTIPADPANPDSEAKIIQQAGQVWFPDSAFKTAQAIRDFNREHLPLMIFANWRGFSSGMKDMYDQMLKFGAFIVDSLRDFKQPVLVYIPPHAELRGGSWVVIDPTINPLYVELYADKESRGGILEPGGTVEIKFRKKDLVKTMRRIDTVYAKLVEQLGTPELSEVQRRELEKQLKAREDLLLPMYYQVAMHFADLHDTPGRMQEKGVITDILEWKNARSFLYWRLRRLLLEEVVKAEVLKANSELSHIHIQSMLRRWFMETEGAAKGYLWDNNQVVVEWLEKHMQEDDGTQSAIRENIKYLKRDYVLKQIRSLVQANPEVAMDCIIQMAQHITRAQKAQVAHLLSTVDNDGPS; translated from the exons ATGTCCGACCCtcagcctggggaggagcagaagCCGGAGCAGACCCCGGCAGAGCAGCCGGTGGCTCCCGCCAAAGCCAAGCTGCCGGCACAGCGAAGCCCCCTGGTCCCCAACCAGCCGCCACGGGCCATCAAAGCTGCGGcgggggagcaggagcagatcGCAGTGTACAACCCTGCCACTCTCCGCCGGCCCGCCCTGGCCAAATTCGTGCTGGGCTCCTTTGAGGACAACTCGTCTGACGATGAGCTGGTGGCTGCGGCCTTCAGGGTGGGCAGCCGGcgcagcagcctggctgctgcggGGGGGACCGGTGCTGAGCCCCCCGCTGTGACCACCCCACTGGAGCCTGCTGCTGGCATAAG GCCTAGCATGTCCGGGCTGCACCTGGTAAAGAGGGGCCGTGAGCACAGGAAGATGGATCTGCAACGGGACTTCACCGTCGCCTCGCCAGCAGAGTTTGTCACCCGCTTCGGGGGCAACCGCGTCATTGAGAAG gTCCTCATTGCCAACAACGGCATCGCCGCTGTGAAGTGCATGCGCTCCATCCGCCGGTGGTCCTACGAGATGTTCCGAAATGAGCGTGCCATTCGGTTCGTGGTCATGGTGACCCCTGAAGACCTCAAGGCTAATGCAG AGTATATCAAAATGGCAGATCACTATGTGCCTGTCCCCGGGGGGGCCAACAACAACAACTATGCCAACGTGGAGCTGATCGTGGACATTTCCAAACGGATCCCAGTCCAG GCGGTGTGGGCCGGCTGGGGACATGCCTCAGAAAATCCCaagctgccagagctgctgcaaaaaaaTGGAATAGCTTTCCTAG GTCCCCCCAGCGATGCCATGTGGGCACTGGGAGACAAAGTCGCCTCCACCATTGTGGCTCAGACAGTCCAGATCCCCACGCTGCCATGGAGTGGTAGTG GTCTGGTGGCCCAGTGGTCCGAGGAGGACCAGAAGAATCAGCAGATGATTAGCATCCCCCTTGAGACGTACGCGCAGGGCTGTGTGAAGGATGTGGAGGAAGGCCTGGAG GTGGCCAAGAGGATTGGCTACCCACTGATGGTCAAGGCAGCAGAAGGTGGTGGGGGCAAAGGCATCCGAAAAGTGGAGGCAGCGGAGGAATTTGGCACCTGCTTCCGGCAG GTGCAGGCAGAGGCACCTGGTTCCCCCATCTTCCTGATGAAGCTGGCACAGCATGCACGACACCTGGAGGTGCAGGTACTGGCTGATGAATACGGCAATGCCATCTCCCTCTTCGGCCGCGACTGCTCCATCCAGCGCAGGCACCAGAAGATCATCGAGGAGGCACCTACCACCATTGCGGCACCCTCCGTCATCGAGGTGATGGAGCAG TGCGCGGTCCGCCTGGCCCAGATGGTGGGCTACGTGAGCACGGGCACTGTCGAGTACCTGTACAGCGAGGACGAGAGCTTCCACTTCCTTGAGCTGAACCCACGCCTGCAGGTGGAGCACCCTTGCACGGAGATGATCGCAGATGTCAACCTCCCcgctgcccagctgcag ATTGCAATGGGCATCCCCTTGCACAGGATAAAAGACATCCGGGTGCTGTATGGGGAGAGCCCCTGGGGCGATACGCCCATCTGCTTCCACAGCCCTGCCAACACCCCTGTGCCCAGGGGCCACGTCATTGCTGCCCGGATCACCAGTGAGAATCCCGAGGAG GGTTTCAAGCCCAGCTCAGGGACGGTGCAGGAGCTGAACTTCCGCAGCAGCAAGAATGTCTGGGGGTACTTCAGcgtggcagcagctggggggCTGCATGAATTTGCCGATTCCCAGTTTGGGCACTGCTTCTCATGGGGAGAGAACCGAGAGGAGGCCATCTC GAACATGGTGGTCGCCCTGAAAGAGCTGTCTATCCGTGGGGACTTCCGGACCACAGTGGAGTATCTGATTAagctgctggagacagagagcTTCCAGAACAACGAGATAGACACCGGCTGGCTGGACCACCTGATTGCAGAGAAAGTGCAG GCAGAGAAGCCAGACACAATGCTGGGTGTCGTCTGTGGTGCCCTGAACGTCGCGGATGCCGCTTTTAGGACGTGCATGACCGACTTCCTGCACTCACTGGAGAG GGGGCAGGTGCTTCCAGCAGCCTCCTTGCTGAACATCGTTGACGTGGAGCTCATCTATGAGGGTGTGAAGTACGTTCTCCAG GTTGCCCGCCAGTCCCTGACGACATACGTCATCATCATGAACCGCACTCACATAGAGATAGACGTGCACCGTCTGAACGACGGCGGGCTGCTGCTCTCCTATGACGGCAACAGCTACACTACCTACATGAAGGAGGAGATCGACAG ATACCGGATCACCATTGGCAACAAAACCTGCGACTTTGAGAAGGAGAAGGACCCGACAGTGCTACGCTCGCCCTCCGCAGGGAAGCTGCTGCAGTACACGGTGGACGATGGTGGCCACGTAGCCGAGGGCAATGTTTTTGCAGAGATTGAG GTAATGAAGATCATCATGACACTGGCAGTGGAGGAGGCTGGGCGGGTACACTACGTCAAGCGGCCGGGTGCgctgctggaggcgggctgCGTCATAGCCCGGCTCGAGCTGGACGATCCCACCAAAGTGAAGCCT GCGCAGCCATTCACAGGGGGGCTCCCACCCCAGCAGACCCTCCCCATCACCGGTGAGAAGCAGCATCAGGTTCTTCGCAATGTGCTGGACAATCTCATCAATGTCATGAATGGGTACTGCCTGCCTGAGCCCTACTTCAGCACCAAG GTGAAGGAGTGGGTGGCACAGCTGATGAAGACCCTGCGGGACCCCGCCCTACCcctcctggagctgcaggagatcATGACGAGCATTTCAGGAAGAATCCCCCTGTCTGTGGAGAAGGCGATCCGGAAGGTGATGGCGCAGTACGCCAGCAATATCACCTCCGTGCTCTGCCGCTTCCCCAGCCAGCAG ATTGCCAATGTGCTGGACACCCACGCGGCCACACTGCAGCGGAAGGCTGAGCGGGAAGTCTTCTTCATGAACACACAGAGTgtggtgcagctggtgcagag gTACCGCAGTGGCATCCGGGGCTACATGAAGGCAGTGGTGCTGGACCTGCTAAGGCGCTACCTGCAAGTGGAGACACAGTTCCAACATG CTCACTATGACAAGTGCGTCATCAGCCTGCGGGAGCAGTGCAAACCTGACATGACCCCTGTGCTGGAGAGCATCTTCTCTCACGCCCAGGTGGCAAAGAAGAACCTGCTAGTGACCATGTTAATT GACCAGCTGTGTGGCCGCGACCCCACACTGACGGACGAGCTGACAGCCATCCTCCATGAGCTGACACAGCTCAGCAAGACTGAGCACTCCAAAGTGGCACTGAGAGCCCGGCAG GTGCTCATTGCCTCTCACCTGCCCTCCTATGAGCTACGGCACAACCAGGTGGAGTCCATCTTCCTCTCCGCTATCGACATATATGGACACGAGTACTGCCCTGAAAACCTGAAG AAACTGATCCTCTCGGAAACCACCATCTTCGATGTGCTTCCCATCTTCTTCTACCACACCAACCAGGTGGTGCGCATGGCAGCGCTGgag GTGTACGTGCGGCGTGGGTACATTGCCTACGAGCTGAACAGCCTGCAGCACCGGCAGCTCTCAGACGGCACCTGCCTGGTGGAGTTCCAGTTCATGCTGCCCTCCTCCCACCCAAACAG GATGTCTGTCCCTATCAGCATCTCCAACCCTGACCTGGCCCGGCACAGCACCGAGCTCTTCATGGACAGTGGCTTTTCCCCCCTGAGCCTGCGGATGGGAGCTATGGTGGCCTTCGACAGATTTGAGGACTTCACGAg GAACTTCGATGAAGTGATCTCGTGCTTCGCCAACCCGCCTTCAGACAGTGTGCTTTTCAGCGAGGCACGAACCACCATCTATGAGGAGGAGGACACCAAG AATGTCCGCGAGGAGCCCATCCACATCCTCAACATCGCACTCCGCTGGGCTGACCATGTGGAAGACGAGAAGCTGGTGCCCATCTTCAGAGCCTTTGCTCAGTCCAAG AAAAATGTCCTCGTTGACTGTGGTCTCCGGAGAATCACATTTCTCATTGCCCAGCAG AGAGAATTCCCTAAATTTTTCACATTCAGAGCCAGGGATGAG TTTGCAGAGGACCGCATCTACCGGCACCTGGAGCCAGCGCTGGCCTTCCAGCTGGAGCTGAGCCGCATGCGCAACTTCGACCTGACGGCCATTCCCTGCGCCAATCACAAGATGCACCTCTACCTGGGGGCTGCCAAGGTCCAGGCAGGCGCCGAGGCCACCGATAACCGCTTCTTTATCCGTGCCATCGTGCGCCACTCGGACCTCATCACCAAG GAGGCTTCCTTTGAGTACCTGCAGAATGAGGGTGAGCGTCTGCTCCTGGAGGCAATGGATGAGCTGGAGGTGGCCTGCAACAACACCACTGTCCGCACTGACTGCAACCACATCTTCCTCAACTTTGTCCCGACAGTCGTCATGGACCCTTCCAAG ATCGAGGAGTCGGTGCGGTCCATGGTGATGCGCTACGGCAGCCGTCTGTGGAAGCTGCGGGTCCTGCAGGCTGAGGTGAAGATCAACATCCGCCTGACACCCACTGCCACTGCCATCCCCATCCGACTCTTCCTGACCAACGAGTCTGGTTACTACCTGGACATCAGCCTCTACAAGGAAGTGAGAGACCCTGGCACTGGCAGC ATCATGTTTCAGTCATATGGGGACAAGCAAGGGCCACAGCACGGGATGCTCATCAACACCCCCTACGTCACCAAAGACCTGCTTCAGGCCAAGCGGTTCCAGGCacagtccttgggcaccaccTATGTGTATGATTTCCCTGAGATGATCAGGCAG GCTCTCTTCAAGCTGTGGGGCTCCTCAGAGCTGTACCCCAAGGACATCCTGACGTACACTGAGCTGGTGCTGGACTCACAGGGGCACCTTGTGCAGATGAACAGGGTCCCTGGAGGGAACGAG GTGGGGATGGTCGCTTTCAAAATGAATCTGAAGACACCTGAGTATCCAAAAGGCCGGGACATCGTGCTCATCTGCAATGACATCACTCACAAGATTGGCTCCTTTGGGCCGGAGGAGGACCTGGTTTTCCTGCGGGCCTCAGAGCTGGCACGGGCTGAAGGCATCCCCCGCATCTACATCGCCGCCAACAGCGGTGCCCGCATCGGCTTTGCTGATGAGATAAAGCACATGTTCCAGGTGGCCTGGGTGGACCCTGAAGATCCCTACAAG GGGTTCAAGTACCTGTACCTGACTCCCCAGGACTACACGAGGATCAGTGCCATGAACTCGGTGCACTGTGAGCACGTGGAGGAAGGGGGCGAGTCCAG gTATGTCCTCCTGGACATCATCGGGAAGGACAATGGATTTGGGGTGGAAAACCTGAGAGCCGCCGGTACCATCGCTGGGGAGTCCTCTCGTGCTTATGATGAAATAGTAACCATCAGCATG GTGACCTGTCGCGCCATCGGGATTGGTGCGTACCTTGTGAGGCTGGGCCAGCGTGTCATCCAGGTGGAGAACTCCCACATCATCCTCACCGGCGTCACAGCTCTCAATAAG GTATTGGGACGTGAAGTTTACACATCCAATAACCAGCTGGGAGGCGTGCAGATCATGCACAATAATGGCGTTTCCCATGTCACCGTCCCGGATGACTTTGAGGGGGTCTACACCATCCTGCAGTGGCTCTCGTACATGCCCAAG GATAACCGAAGCCCAGTGCCTGTCATTGCCATAAGCGACCCCATTGAAAGAGAAATTGATTTTGTCCCTTCCAAAGTCCCCTATGACCCCAGGTGGATGCTGGCAGGGAGACCCAATCCAA ctctcAAGGGGACATGGCAGAGTGGCTTCTTCGACCAGGGAAGCTTCCTGGAGATTATGAGGCTGTGGGCTCAGACAGTTGTGGTTGGCAGAGCGAG GCTGGGAGGTCTCCCGGTGGGTGTCATCGCTGTTGAGACCCGCCCTGTGGAGGTGACGATACCTGCGGACCCTGCCAACCCGGACTCGGAGGCAAAG ATAATCCAGCAGGCTGGGCAGGTCTGGTTTCcagattctgcttttaaaacagcCCAGGCTATTCGGGACTTCAACCGGGAGCATCTCCCACTGATGATCTTTGCCAACTGGCGAGGCTTCTCCAGTGGCATGAAAG ACATGTACGACCAAATGCTGAAGTTTGGTGCCTTCATTGTCGATAGCCTCCGGGACTTTAAGCAGCCTGTCCTTGTCTACATCCCGCCACACGCAGAGCTGCGGGGAGGCTCCTGGGTGGTCATCGACCCCACCATTAACCCCTTGTACGTGGAGCTCTACGCAGACAAGGAGAGCAG GGGAGGCATTTTGGAGCCTGGAGGAACAGTGGAGATCAAGTTCAGAAAGAAAGATTTGGTGAAGACCATGAGAAGGATCGATACCGTCTATGCCAAGCTTGTTGAGCAGCTAG GGACCCCCGAGCTGTCCGAGGTGCAGCGCAgggagctggagaagcagctgaaggcCCGGGAGGACCTCCTCCTGCCCATGTACTACCAGGTGGCCATGCATTTCGCCGACCTACATGACACCCCAGGCCGCATGCAGGAGAAAGGCGTCATCACG GACATCCTGGAGTGGAAGAATGCCCGTTCCTTCCTCTACTGGCGGCTGCGAcggctgctgctggaggaggtggtgaAGGCGGAGGTCCTGAAGGCAAACAGCGAGCTAAGCCACATCCACATCCAGTCCATGCTGCGGCGCTGGTTCATGGAGACGGAAGGAGCTGCAAAG GGCTACCTCTGGGACAACAACCAGGTGGTCGTGGAGTGGCTGGAGAAGCACATGCAAGAGGATGATGGCACCCAGTCCGCTATCCGGGAGAACATCAAGTACCTGAAGCGGGACTATGTGCTCAAGCAGATCCGGAG CCTGGTCCAAGCCAACCCCGAGGTGGCCATGGACTGCATCATCCAGATGGCTCAGCACATCACCCGTGCGCAGAAAGCCCAGGTCGCCCATCTCCTGTCGACAGTGGATAATGACGGCCCATCCTGA